One part of the Anopheles merus strain MAF chromosome 3L, AmerM5.1, whole genome shotgun sequence genome encodes these proteins:
- the LOC121598682 gene encoding phosphatidylinositol 4-kinase alpha isoform X4, giving the protein MVGNERFSFQKTVQCLARVLAMIKPTPWEKVQTLFKYCPQENAAGVFCLDARAQDAVIALGLYFLESGYQYPKEIIPYLLRLAKALPKAVWIDDVKPNKIDKIPTAEKFAFCLNSLLSDIAVGCPEHRDEIILIQVEVLTVLTNMIKGSKESSTLPPIILCKATVPLLLGLSRSMGRYAACDPPLLCRLFPKDEILVVKSAETPLSADAKDSTSVSQFRSIIPRSMSGSLSVDAGETEKSIHSSRKKLSSFYSVPYDPTTYFFAKYGSSFNQFPNMRFCDSMEKNDRLQFPINHLQTIFALAKKLLTKETLEHLDEQAGDIYALNQIKPYGYKSFSETINLVMVTLLREILQNQTDLPTPFTKDVQEFVKRLFLIGQTELQNKQHDAIDRVRDPSNIVVNKYKINVMANAACVDLLVWAIGDETEADKLCSRLYQKLNSVLGHKVVMDHMPLLMVCLEGLGKLAQKFPNIAGTSISYLRDFLVDPSPILTKLHVQSQAQTKKDKENAPFRIVVQGSDFKAFDHATKPKGLTKSAQEAFEALRDAAIENLSIALRAAHALDQYCVPALVANVSNRLFTAEKQESESSLVSLNIIVMLGHVAVALKDTPKTTNNILQFFIQRFCKVPSEQNVLIVDQLGCMIISKCEPQVFEEIMKMFSRVTVQAASLAYSTNPEQRKSYHHVSDAVVNALANIAANIQGELEMLDLLGKLLELFVQIGLEAERSSDSTSGAQKASSSAGNLGMLIPVIAVLVRRLPPIKNPKQRLHKLFKDFWLYCVVMGFTNSRLWPSDWYQGVQQIAAKSPLLISQTAHRSEMRELNYTSAIRSGSVSLMELRNQILLLLDHPPADITACINKLTFAQCAYLLSVYWLEILRVENASEPSLEPILSYLCDNALLKDKYGMWQCVRCIGDQVFEKFRSVLLAQDSVREKVLESQAMLLLVYFNHIHKQIQLVADQYLSQLVDKFPHLLWNRKVLWCMLDVLQLLAFSLTLDPNEETPTLRVNSTPYTLQLMDSLPARESRVKDFADRCQGIVNEAMKWAPKSTRSHLQEYPNQVPSTSLSNHSGLALAVDSILHTWVANATIPTATKRPHCVNSDTSKFVSVLCLRSKYAGEISGLLSVLEDEEKKGLADRLVRDVWDACAEKSDPKHRGALWRATAYLILCSSANRKLLHAISSSQVQLFTESAMETAVECWQWILTARQDLELCFIQEMVTAWQTTFDKRMGLFSEEHDVTSPLAAYEGCRLVPKPIVVAPHLIWLQLLSEMVDTAKYCNRDKVEMFCMLLHRCLPFSRDFKQNRHISTVGCRFKLLQCGLSLLQGNTIPKSLARNILRERIYANALDYFCGPQLCPSQPREALLEDIAILLKFWQTMRSEKKHLVASEVSDYELHTASVNLSVQKVSLDTVSLAGSEVARSTSSGNAGWYNTIPHSTSTLSKRSARIKRPPYPKDAYDKDYMKKRNLILELLAVEIEFMLIWANPLALPELQIPGEESVAEWRARPMKLNVWRDFTRLAWSYNPALAVFLPQRIRNAETIEDEVTRLVCSDPMAAVHIPEALKYLVTTKTVLNEAPELVYMLTWARVNPIQALSYFSRQYPTHPLTAQYAVKTLNSYPAEAVLPYIPQLVQALRHDTMGYVTELIKHISKRSQIVAHQLVWNMQTNMYIDEEMHHRDSLYDALESLSQNIISSLSGPAKRFYEREFDFFGKITAVSGEIRSFPKGQARKKACLEALSRIKVQSGCYLPSNPEAMVLDIDYNSGTPMQSAAKAPYLARFRVQRCGITELETMAMEVSNNPDSQIDGPRLNSLGPEAWQAAIFKVGDDVRQDMLALQVISIFKNVFQQVGLELYLFPYRVVATAPGCGVIECVPNAKSRDQLGRQTDFGLYEYFLHQYGDETSKEFQSARSNFVKSMAAYSVIGYLLQIKDRHNGNIMIDKDGHIIHIDFGFMFESSPGGNIGFEPDLKLTDEMVMVMGGKMEAAPFKWFCDLCVQSFLAIRPYQDAIVTLVSLMLDTGLPCFRGQTITLLKQRFVPTKNSKEAAAHMLGVIRNSYQNFRTRTYDMIQYYQNQIPY; this is encoded by the exons ATGGTGGGAAATGAGCGCTTTTCCTTCCAAAAAACCGTCCAGTGTTTGGCCCGTGTACTGGCCATGATAAAGCCCACGCCATGGGAAAAG GTGCAAACGCTGTTCAAGTACTGTCCGCAGGAAAATGCGGCCGGAGTGTTCTGTCTCGATGCCCGGGCCCAGGATGCGGTCATCGCCCTCGGGCTGTACTTCCTGGAGAGTGGCTATCAGTATCCGAAGGAAATCATCCCCTACCTGCTGCGGCTCGCCAAAGCACTCCCGAAGGCCGTATGGATCGATGACGTCAAGCCCAACAAAATCGATA AAATACCTACGGCGGAAAAGTTTGCCTTCTGCCTGAACAGCTTGCTGTCCGACATTGCCGTCGGATGTCCAGAGCATCGCGATGAGATCATCCTCATCCAGGTGGAGGTGCTGACAGTCCTAACGAACATGATCAAGGGCAGCAAGGAGAGCAGCACGCTGCCCCCGATCATCCTATGTAAAGCGACCGTTCCATTGCTGCTCGGACTGAGCCGCTCGATGGGCCGCTATGCCGCGTGTGACCCGCCCCTACTCTGCCGACTCTTTCCAAAGGATGAAATACTCGTCGTAAAGTCGGCCGAAACGCCCCTTTCCGCGGACGCGAAGGACAGCACAAGCGTGAGCCAGTTCCGCTCGATCATACCACGATCGATGTCGGGCAGCCTGTCCGTCGATGCGGGCGAGACGGAAAAGTCAATCCACAGCAGCCGGAAGAAGCTCAGCTCGTTCTACTCCGTGCCGTACGATCCGACGACGTACTTTTTCGCAAAGTATGGCTCCAGCTTTAACCAGTTCCCGAACATGCGTTTCTGCGACTCGATGGAGAAGAACGATCGGCTCCAGTTTCCGATCAACCATCTGCAGACGATCTTTGCGCTGGCGAAGAAGCTGCTGACGAAGGAGACGCTCGAACATCTGGACGAACAGGCGGGCGATATATACGCGCTGAATCAGATCAAACCGTACGGGTATAAGAGCTTCTCGGAAACGATCAATCTGGTGATGGTGACGTTGCTGCGCGAGATACTGCAAAATCAAACAG ACTTACCGACACCCTTCACGAAGGATGTACAGGAGTTTGTTAAGCGCCTGTTCCTAATCGGCCAAACCGAgctgcaaaacaaacagcacgaTGCCATCGATCGTGTGCGTGATCCTAGCAACATCGTCGTCAACAAGTACAAGATCAACGTGATGGCCAATGCGGCGTGCGTCGATTTGCTCGTCTGGGCGATCGGCGATGAAACAG AGGCCGATAAGCTGTGCAGTCGGCTGTACCAGAAGCTCAACTCGGTGCTCGGCCACAAGGTGGTGATGGATCATATGCCGCTGCTAATGGTTTGCTTGGAG ggATTAGGCAAGCTGGCGCAAAAGTTCCCCAACATTGCGGGCACCTCGATATCCTACCTGCGGGATTTCCTGGTCGATCCGAGCCCAATCTTAACGAAGCTTCACGTGCAATCGCAAGCACAAACGAAGAAGGACAAAGAGAACGCTCCTTTCCGAATCGTGG TACAAGGCTCCGATTTCAAAGCGTTCGATCACGCCACCAAACCGAAAGGACTGACCAAGTCCGCCCAGGAAGCATTCGAAGCGTTGCGCGATGCAGCGATCGAAAATCTGAGCATCGCGCTACGGGCAGCACACGCCCTCGACCAGTACTGTGTGCCGGCCCTCGTAGCGAACGTGTCCAACCGTCTGTTTACCGCCGAAAAGCAGGAAAGCGAATCGAGCCTAGTGTCGCTCAACATCATCGTAATGCTGGGGCACGTGGCGGTCGCGCTCAAGGACACGCCGAAAACGACCAACAACATATTGCAGTTTTTCATCCAACGCTTTTGCAAGGTACCATCGGAGCAGAATGTGCTGATCGTCGATCAGCTCGGTTGCATGATCATCTCCAAGTGTGAGCCGCAGGTGTTTGAGGAGATTATGAAAATGTTCTCGCGCGTCACCGTGCAGGCCGCGTCGCTCGCTTACTCGACCAATCCGGAGCAAAG GAAATCGTACCACCACGTGTCGGATGCGGTCGTTAATGCGCTCGCGAACATTGCCGCCAACATACAGGGCGAGCTGGAGATGCTGGACCTGCTCGGGAAGCTGCTGGAGCTGTTCGTGCAGATCGGGCTGGAGGCGGAACGGTCCTCGGACAGTACGTCCGGTGCGCAGAAGGCTAGCTCGAGTGCGGGCAACCTCGGCATGCTGATTCCAGTGATTGCG GTCTTGGTGCGACGACTTCCACCGATCAAAAACCCAAAGCAGCGCCTGCACAAGCTGTTCAAAGACTTCTGGCTGTACTGCGTGGTGATGGGCTTCACCAATTCGCGCCTCTGGCCGTCCGACTGGTACCAGGGCGTGCAGCAGATAGCGGCCAAATCGCCCCTGCTCATCTCCCAAACCGCCCACCGGTCGGAGATGCGCGAGCTAAACTACACCTCCGCCATCCGGTCCGGTAGCGTTAGCTTGATGGAGCTGCGCAACCaaatactgctgctgctcgaccaCCCGCCCGCGGACATCACGGCCTGCATCAACAAGCTCACGTTCGCGCAGTGCGCCTACCTGCTGAGCGTGTACTGGCTGGAGATATTGCGGGTGGAGAACGCGTCTGAGCCGAGCCTGGAACCGATCCTGAGCTACCTGTGCGATAATGCGCTGCTGAAGGACAAGTACGGCATGTGGCAGTGTGTGCGCTGCATTGGCGATCAGGTGTTCGAGAAGTTCCGCAGCGTGCTGCTGGCGCAGGACTCGGTGCGCGAGAAGGTGCTCGAATCGCAGgcgatgctgctgctcgtctACTTCAACCACATCCACAAGCAAATTCAGCTGGTGGCGGACCAGTACCTGTCCCAGCTGGTCGACAAGTTCCCGCACCTGCTCTGGAACCGGAAGGTGCTGTGGTGCATGCTGGACGTGCTGCAGCTGCTAGCGTTCTCGCTCACGCTCGACCCGAACGAGGAGACGCCGACGCTGCGTGTCAACTCGACGCCCTACACGCTGCAGCTGATGGATAGTTTGCCGGCGCGGGAAAGCCGCGTGAAGGATTTCGCCGACCGGTGCCAGGGCATCGTGAATGAGGCGATGAAATGGGCACCGAAATCAACGCGCAGCCATCTGCAGGAGTACCCGAATCAGGTGCCATCGACGAGCCTTTCGAACCACAGCGGCTTGGCGCTGGCCGTTGATTCGATTTTGCACACGTGGGTAGCGAACGCAACGATTCCGACGGCGACAAAGCGACCGCACTGCGTTAACAGTGACACTTCGAAGTTTGTGTCGGTGCTTTGCTTGCGCAGCAAGTACGCGGGTGAGATTTCCGGCCTGCTGTCCGTGCTGGAGGATGAGGAGAAGAAGGGACTGGCCGATCGGCTCGTGCGGGACGTGTGGGACGCTTGTGCGGAGAAGAGCGACCCGAAGCATCGTGGAGCGTTGTGGCGCGCGACCGCCTACTTGATACTGTGCTCGAGCGCTAACCGGAAGCTGCTGCACGCGATCTCCTCCTCGCAGGTGCAGCTGTTCACCGAGAGCGCGATGGAGACGGCGGTCGAGTGCTGGCAGTGGATACTGACCGCCCGGCAGGATCTGGAGCTGTGCTTCATACAGGAGATGGTGACCGCGTGGCAGACGACGTTCGACAAGCGCATGGGGCTGTTTTCGGAGGAGCACGATGTGACGAGTCCGCTCGCTGCGTACGAAGGCTGCCGGTTGGTGCCGAAGCCAATCGTCGTTGCGCCGCATCTGATCTGGCTGCAGCTGCTATCGGAGATGGTCGACACGGCCAAGTACTGCAACCGGGACAAGGTGGAAATGTTTTGTATGCTGCTTCACCGCTGTCTACCGTTCAGCAGGGATTTCAAGCAAAATCGGCACATCTCCACCGTGGGGTGCCGGTTCAAGCTGCTCCAGTGTGGACTGTCGCTGCTGCAGGGCAACACTATTCCCAAATCGCTTGCGCGTAACATACTGCGCGAGCGGATCTACGCTAACGCGCTCGATTACTTCTGCGGGCCGCAGCTCTGCCCGAGTCAGCCACGCGAGGCGCTGCTCGAGGACATTGCGATACTGCTCAAGTTCTGGCAGACGATGCGCAGCGAGAAGAAGCATCTCGTCGCGTCGGAGGTGAGCGATTACGAGCTGCACACGGCGTCGGTCAATCTGTCCGTGCAGAAGGTGTCGCTGGATACGGTTTCGCTGGCCGGTAGTGAGGTGGCCCGTTCGACGAGCAGCGGTAATGCCGGCTGGTACAACACGATCCCGCACTCGACGTCGACGCTTTCGAAGCGATCGGCACGCATCAAGCGTCCACCGTACCCGAAGGATGCGTACGATAAGGATTACATGAAGAAGCGCAATTTGATCCTGGAGCTGCTGGCCGTTGAGATTGAGTTTATGCTGATTTGGGCCAATCCACTCGCCCTGCCCGAGCTGCAAATCCCGGGCGAAGAGTCCGTGGCGGAGTGGAGGGCACGTCCGATGAAGCTGAACGTTTGGCGTGACTTCACGCGGTTGGCTTGGTCGTACAATCCGGCGCTGGCAGTGTTTTTGCCTCAGCGCATCCGCAATGCGGAAACGATCGAGGACGAGGTGACCCGGTTGGTCTGTTCGGACCCGATGGCAGCGGTGCACATTCCCGAGGCGCTCAAGTATCTCGTCACCACCAAGACGGTGCTGAACGAAGCGCCCGAGCTGGTGTACATGCTGACGTGGGCGCGGGTGAACCCGATACAGGCGCTGTCGTACTTTTCGCGCCAGTATCCGACCCATCCGCTGACGGCGCAGTACGCGGTGAAGACGCTCAATTCGTACCCGGCCGAAGCGGTCCTGCCGTACATTCCGCAGCTGGTGCAAGCGTTACGACACGATACG ATGGGTTATGTGACGGAGCTGATCAAGCACATCTCCAAACGGTCGCAAATTGTGGCCCACCAGCTCGTTTGGAACATGCAGACCAACATGTACATCGACGAGGAGATGCATCATCGTGACT CACTTTACGACGCACTGGAATCGCTCTCGCAAAACATCATCTCGTCCCTGTCCGGCCCGGCCAAGCGGTTCTACGAGCGGGAGTTTGATTTCTTCGGCAAAATTACGGCCGTCAGCGGCGAGATTCGCTCGTTCCCGAAGGGCCAGGCGCGCAAGAAGGCCTGCCTGGAGGCGCTCAGCCGCATCAAGGTCCAGTCGGGCTGCTACCTTCCCTCGAACCCGGAAGCGATGGTGCTCGACATCGACTACAACAGCGGCACACCGATGCAGAGTGCGGCGAAGGCGCCGTACCTGGCCCGGTTCCGCGTGCAGCGCTGCGGCATCACCGAGCTGGAAACGATGGCGATGGAGGTGTCGAACAATCCGGACTCGCAGATCGACGGGCCGCGCCTCAACTCGCTTGGGCCGGAAGCGTGGCAGGCGGCCATCTTTAAGGTCGGTGACGATGTGCGGCAGGACATGCTGGCGCTGCAGGTGATCTCGATCTTCAAGAACGTGTTCCAGCAGGTTGGGCTGGAGCTGTACCTGTTCCCGTACCGTGTCGTCGCCACAGCGCCCGGG TGTGGTGTGATCGAGTGTGTGCCGAACGCGAAATCACGCGACCAGCTGGGCCGGCAGACCGATTTCGGGCTGTACGAGTACTTCCTGCACCAGTACGGGGACGAAACGTCCAAAGAGTTCCAGTCGGCCCGCAGCAACTTTGTCAAATCGATGGCCGCCTACTCGGTGATCGGGTACCTGCTGCAGATAAAGGATCGCCACAACGGCAACATCATGATCGACAAGGATGGCCATATTATTCATATCG ACTTTGGCTTCATGTTTGAATCGTCCCCGGGTGGCAACATTGGCTTCGAGCCGGATCTTAAGCTCACGGAcgagatggtgatggtgatggggGGCAAGATGGAGGCGGCCCCGTTCAAATGGTTCTGCGATCTGTGCGTCCAGTCGTTCCTCGCGATCCGCCCGTACCAGGACGCGATCGTGACGCTGGTGTCGCTGATGCTCGACACCGGGCTGCCCTGCTTCCGGGGGCAAACGATCACGCTGCTGAAGCAGCGGTTCGTGCCGACCAAGAACAGCAAGGAGGCGGCCGCCCACATGCTCGGCGTGATACGCAACTCGTACCAAAACTTCCGCACGCGCACGTACGACATGATCCAGTATTATCAGAATCAAATTCCATACTAG